A region of the Vibrio rumoiensis genome:
GGCGATCAAAAAAGTATTTGTGTTAACTCGCGTGCCTGAATTCTTTATGAAACAAGACTTTATCCCAACTTCGAAAACATTGTTACCGGAAAAAGTATTGAAGGATTGTGACCAATGCCCACGCCAACATGCCTGTGATGAGGTGGCCTTAGAGATTAACTTAAATGAACAAGTCATTATGAAAGTGAGTGTCGCTTAAAAAGCACCCTAAATGTAGTTTTAACACTCCGACAGTAGGTTTTTGGTTCTATGTCGGCGTGATTTATGAAAAAAAAGCATTAAACTTTGTAATGTCTTTGGCGTATAATCGAACCCGAGTTAATTTAACTACTTGGGTTCTTTCGTTTTTTGCTTTAAAACACTTTTTCTTTATTGCCTGTAGTTCAATAAATTAACCCTCATACTATTTTCTCTTCTGGCATCTAGTCACTTAAACGCTAATATCATAAAAGGACATTATGTTTGCGGTCACTTTTTCGGTGAATCGTTAGCGTATGTGACTTTATGACAGTGACTTTTCAAAGGTGTACAGTTTGAACGTTGATTTTCTTCAAGTTGGTCTCCCAATCCCAGACTTAATTGTCGGGGCATCTCTGTATTTTCCACCCATGTTTAAAGCCTTTTTACTTGGTATATTGTTGTGGGGAATTATTCATCGCTTGCTAAGAAACTGGATGTACTCCGGTGAGGTTTGGCATCCAACATTAATGGACCTATCTTTATTCGTGCTATCTGTATTTTCAGCATTAATGTTGATTATTCGGGTGACGTGATTTTGCTTTTATAAAAAGATCATTTGCAACTTTGTACTCATTTTATCTAGAACTCTAATCACAAAAGGTCAACTGACCTAGGTAATGTATGAAATTTAAAACGTTAAGATACTTTTCCACTGTCGCTGTTTTTACCATAGCCTTGTGCGCGGCGTGGTGGATGTGGAATTACTATATGCAATCCCCTTGGACTCGTGACGGAAAAATTCGTGCTGACGTGGTCGATATTGCTTCTAGCGTTAATGGTACCGTTGAGGCACTGTATGTTGAAGACAATGAATTTGTTAAAAAAGGAACGTTATTGATGGAAATCGATCCTGAACCTTTTTTAATTGAAGTCGATGAAGCTCAAGCGGCGCTAGA
Encoded here:
- a CDS encoding DUF1656 domain-containing protein, encoding MNVDFLQVGLPIPDLIVGASLYFPPMFKAFLLGILLWGIIHRLLRNWMYSGEVWHPTLMDLSLFVLSVFSALMLIIRVT